TATTGAGACATTTTGAGAAAATACCGTCGAAAGTCCAGCCATCTCAAAGGCAACGCATTCCTATGCATTTATGAGTTAAGACCTACGTAGTAATTCCGATAAGGATTTATATCTATCGGACTCTCTGAAGGAGAAAGACAATGCAGTTCAATAAGGCAACAGCGACGATTCTAGCTATGGGCTTGGCAGCTTTACTTACAGGATGCGAAGCTGAGCAAACAGAAAAAGACATGTTGGCAGAAGCGCAGTTCTGCCTCGACAAAGCGACAGACTCTTCTTCAGCAACAGCCTGCATGAGCAAAATCGACGGACTGACTTCCGAAAAAGCCTATGCCCTTCGTTGTGCTGCTGGATTTATCGGCGCGGAAGTCACAAGCCCGGAAAATCTTTCTAACGCTTTAAATGCAATTAACGGAAATGCAGGTGCGGCGGGAATGCTGTCTGCTCTTTCATTCCCAAGTATGACTGCCGTCAACTCAACATTCAGCGACTGCAATAAATCAGGAAGTGCCGGAATGAAGTTGATTGCAGCCATGGCAAAAAGTGCGACGACACTGGCAAGCATTGCACCGATGGGTTCTTGTGGTGCAGACCTTTCAGGTTGTGACACAGCTGAAATTACACAATCTATTAATGATTTAATCACGGGCCTTAATGCTAACGATCCTGATGCTGAGGCCACAGTTACATCTATCGTAACCTCAATTCAAACTGTCTACACATCGACTTGCGGTTCCGGTACTAGCACAAACGATGAGATTTGCGGCCAGATTACTTCCGCAGTCTCTAACTCCGGTTACGATATTGCGACAACAGATCCAAATCAGCTTGTTGCCATCGGTAAAGAGTTACTACAAAACTGGAAAAACTAAATAAGCCATCTTCCAAAAAATAAAAAAGCCCGCCTAAGCGGGCTTTTTTTTTAATTTAATCTATTCTTTAGAAATCCAAGTTCAAGCGCGTCGCATACACGCGGCTTTCAATCGGTGTATTCTTCGTACCCACATCATCCGCATAACTGACAAGATCCAAATTGAAGATCCCAAGCTCTGCTGACAACCCTGCAGTCCAGAAGCCTTGGCTTAAACCCACACGGTACTGCCCTTTCCACCATGTGCTCACGGTCCAATCAAATTCAAAACCCAAGTGAACACCTTTTCTCCAATTGAAATCAGGATGTCCCAGGTCACGCACATCCAGAACGCCACGACCACCGAAAATCCACATGGATGGATATTCCCAACGAGAACCTAAATCCACCACACGATAAAGTTTTTCGGGAGTGCCATCCTGTTTTTCTTTATTAAGGAGCTTCATAGTTTGTCCAAAGCCCACTTCGCCGACGTTACGAACGACGGCGCCAAATGTAGGACGCGCTAAACGAAGTACTGACCAAATCCCCGAATCAGGAAGTTCAGGTGTCCACAACAAGCCAATGTCTGCGTCGACGGTGTAGCCCTCAAGCAAATCTTCTTTCTTTACAATCTCGCTACTCTTCGCAAGATCAATCGCCGCGATAGGCTGACTAAAGAATCCGCGATTCACAAACTTGCCAGTAATACCCCAAGAAAGACGACCATAGTCAAACCAGTGAAGATCGTCTCCGTATCCCATAGCTAAAGTTGTATCCGCATAGACAGTCGTATTAAGTGTCGGACCAATTTGTTTGTGCATGGCGGTCTCAACACTCAGATCCAAAGGAATAAAGGCCATTCCCCAATTGGGTCTTACCCACACGCCCTCAAGTGGAGCTGCGCGAATTGAGTAGACATCACCATAATGTTTTTCAATAAGCTGTAGATACGCCGTTTGCTTTTCAGACTCCGTCTTATTGGATTCTTCAATGTCTTTGTATTCATTGTAAAAATCCATCGCCCCCGGAGTTCCCGCAAAGCTCATGGAAAGATTGATCTGCCCGTCTTCTCTTCTCGCCAAACCCGCCGGGTTGTAAAACAGCGCGGTGTAATCATTCGCAACAGCAACAAAAGCATCTCCCATCCCCAATGCACGCGGCGCTTGATAGTGATGATGAATGGTCGTGCTAATGCTCTCTGCGGATGCGACAGGTCCAGTTAACAGTGCAATAAGGCCTGTGAGGAACAACGATCCTCGCTTCGACATATTTTTGCCTCCAAATTTTTCGTTAACTTGATTGTAGACATAATTTATACTTTGTCTTATGCGAGTTTTTCTTCCTCTCTTTTTTTTGACCTTGGTCTTGAGCGGTTTTGCCACATTGGCAGCGCCTCAAACAACGACCACTTTAGAAACGACACCGCTTTCCGCGGAAGATGATCCTTTGCTCGCAACCGTGACCCCGTCCATGATCAAGGACCGCCCTACTTTTTACTTAAACACTTCCGTGGGATTTGCGGGAGGAAACTACATTGAGAGCGACGAATATCATCAGGGACCGTTTTTAGCCTTACGCTATATTCCGATGAACGAATCGCTCCCTGTGTGGGATTATCAAGTTGAAGTGAACAACGCGAATTTCGTCGGCATCTCGGTGGGACGGCGTTGGTATTGCTGTCCTGAAGAAACTTACATGCCCTATGTGCGAGCTTCGGCAAATATGTTTTTAGAAGGATCTGGAGAGTTGGGCGGATTGGTAGAAATCCGCCGTCTGCGACTGCGCGGTTCGATTGGATTTGGAGAAATTTTTATCTCTGAATTTGGTGTCGGATACGCGATCACGGGACCCGATATTTTTGCGCAATTCGGTTATAATTTTTCTTTTTAAGTTTCTTTTTTCTGATTCTCAAGCCACGCCAGCAAACGATCGACTTCTTTTAAAAGATGTTGCTCATCGCGATTGTTGTGCAAAACAAAATCAGCTTCTTGCTCTTTAAATTGAATGGGAATTTGCGAGGCAATTCGCATCTCGATTTCATCGTCGGTCCATTTGTTACGACGTTGCAGACGTTCCCGTTGTTGCCCTTTTGTACAACTCACAACAATGATTCCATCAAACTGATCTTGAGCTTTGGTTTCAAAAAGCAGAGGCACATCGTAAACAGCCAAAGCCTCATTCATGCCCTCAAGCAGACGACGGCGACGGCGCGTTTCTTCGCGCACCAACGGATGAAGAATCCCTTCCAAGCGATGCAAAAGTTCCGGATGACCGAAAACATGTTGTCCTAATTTGCGACGATCCAACGATCCATCTTCCAAAAGGAAGTCGCTTCCGAAAGCGTTGATGACAGACTTAAGTCCAGGAGATCCTGATTTCACGACTTCTTTGGCAATTTCATCGGCATCAATGACAGGAATGGAATGTTCTCTAAGCATACGGCTCACGGTGCTCTTGCCACAAGCTATACCTCCGGTCAGTCCTATCCATTTCATAGACAAATCTCCTTAAGGATTAATTTTATTTTACCGATAGACTTCTCAAAGGGGAACAGGAATTCATGTCTCAGCCCGTAGAGCAGTTTGGTAAGTACATTCTTCTAGAGCGTCTCGCTGCAGGCGGCATGGCCGAAGTGTACCTGTCTAAGTCAACGGGAGCGGTTGGCGTCAATAAGTTTGTCGCTATCAAACGCATCCTCCCCCAATATTCCGATCATCAAGAATTTATTGAGATGTTTAAAGAAGAGGCAAAGATCGCCGTGAACCTGAATCACGGAAACGTTGTCTCAATTTACGATTTCGGTGTGGAAAGAAGCCAGTTCTTCCTTGTCATGGAATACGTGGAAGGAAGAAATCTTCGCCAAATTCTCAATGAGCTTAAAAAGTCCAACACACAATTCATCATCGAACAGATCGTTTACATGATGAAAGAAGTGGCTGCCGGACTTGATCACGCTCACCGCTGCATCGACGGCACAACGGGAAAACCTTTGAACATCGTTCACCGTGACATGAGTCCACAAAACATCATGGTCAGTTTTGAAGGTGAAGTAAAAATCATCGACTTCGGTATCGCTAAAGCAGAAACACAGCTCGAAGCTACAAAAGCCGGAACTCTTAAAGGAAAATACGGCTACATGAGTCCCGAGCAAGCAGACGGGCAAGCCATTGACCCACGCACGGATATTTTCTCTTTAGGTATCGTTCTTTGGGAGCTTTTGGCCAATGACCGTCTTTTCACTTCCAATAGTGAAGCGGCGATCTTAAGAAAAATTCGTGAGTGCCAAGTTCCTTCCATCCGTAAGATCAATCCTTCCGTTCCTCCGGAATTGGAAAGAATTGTTAATAAAGCTTTGGCAAAAGATAAGAGCCTTCGCTACCAAACAGCGGCGGCCTTGCACCGTGATTTGAATCGTTTCTTGAATACGCAATACCCTGAATTTTCTCCTCACGATTTCAGCGTTTTCATGAAGAACGCATTTTCTGCGGCCTTCCTTGAACAACGCCGCAAGCTTGTTGAGTTCGCGAAAATCCAAGGAAACAATCCGGAAGATAAAACCGTTGTGACACAGACGGATCTTCGCGGCAACTCGGCACCTCGTCCTCCAGCAGCAGCCCCCACAGCCGCAGAAGCCAGTGATGATGATAAATTAAATCTAGATACTTCCACAGATATTCGTGTGAACTTGGATAATTTAAAGCCACCTCCACGTCCAACGGGAGCGGCTCCAGCCAACACTCATACGAATACCAATATCACGCAAACTCGCACGCAAGCTACGGGAACATTTGCCTCTGGCAACAACACGATGACTCGCACTCCTTCTGGGGGATATGCGGGAACTCGCCCGGCTATTCCGAAGTCAGCGTCCTCAGCATCGTCGATAGAAAATATCACGGGCATGGCGATGAAAGCTGTGATCGGCTTGATCCTTATGATCGGAGGCTGGTGGGTATTTAATAATTTTGTTTCGAAAAAATCTCCTAACAAAGCACCGACCGCTGTCGGTATGGCGCCAGTGACTTCCGGTGGAGAAAACCAAGCCAGCAACAACAACGGTATTCAACAAACGGATTTGTCTGCGACATCTCCTGAATACACCGTCACGCTTTACAGTAATCCAGACCGTGCCCGCGTTGTTATTGATGGCGTAGATACAGGTGAATTTACTCCCGCGCGTAAAACTGTGAAAGCAAACACACCATTTAGCCTTCGTCTTGTTAAAGAAGGTTACACGGATTTAGTGACAACAATCACTCCGACTTATGAAGCTTACTCATTCACAGGAACGATGCAAAGACTTCCTCGTGTGGCTTCCGTCATCATCAATATTGTGAATGGTGGAGCTAATCCTGAACTTCGCATCGCCGGAGTTCCTGTTAACATCAAACCTTCCGGAGATGCTTATCTCATCCAAGCGGAAGTCGGTGTTAAGATTCAAGCACGCAATAAAACCACAGGACTTTCAGCAGAAACCACTGTCACAGTTCCTGCGGATCAACGAAAAATTTTAGACTTGTATTTGAAGTAATCCCCTTCGTTATACATTTGCAACTTGGGAGTTATCATCATGACGAAGCCCACCACTTTGGGACATTCTATTCTCAGCATGCGCGGTCGCAATCCCAATCACACCGCTGTGAAATTTAAAACCAATGGTTCGTGGACTTCAAAAACTTGGCCCGAGTATTACCAAGATGTAGAAAATGTCGGGTCTGCCCTTCTGTCCATGGGGATCAAAGAAGGCGATAGAGTTGCGATCATGGCGAATACACGTTACGAGTGGTCAGTCATGGATCTTGCGATCTTCGGTATCAAAGCGATCACCGTTCCTATTTATCAGAACAACACGGCCGAAGATGTTGAATATATTTTAAATAACTGTCAGGCACGCGTTTTGGTTTGTGAAACTCGCGGCCCTTTGAAAATTTTCGAAACTGTTAAAGACAAATGCCCGACGATTGAAAAGTTGGTGGTCTTCGAAAACACTTGCCCTAATCCTGACGCAATCACTTGGGATCGTGTGCACAAGATGGGACAAGACTATTTGGTCAAACATCCCGATCAATATCGTAGAACTTGCGAAACCATCGTAGCTTCCGACACGGCAACGATTCTTTATACATCCGGAACAACCGGAAGGCCGAAGGGCGTGGTTCTTACTCACCTTCAGGCTTTCAGTGAAGTTTCAGAGGCCTTTCCCTTCTGTGGTGCCAAAGAAGAAGACGTTTCACTGAGCTTCCTTCCCTATGCTCATATTTTGGGCCGTATCGAACACTGGGGTCATTTGTATATCGGCTTTACAATGGCGTATGCTGAAAGCTTAGAAAAGATTCGGGGCAATCTTACTGAAATTCGTCCAACTATCATGGTTTCCGTTCCGCGTATTTTTGAAAAAATCTATGCGGCTATTTGGGCGCAAGTACAAACACAGCCATTGAAGATGAAAGTCTTTAATTGGGCTCTTTCCATTGGTAAAAAAGTCGGCGAATACAAAATGAGCGGACAGATTCTGCCTTTGGATCTTTTGGTAAAATACGAAATGGCTCGCAAGCTGGTTTTAGGAAAAATCACGGAAGCTTTTGGTGGTCGTTTGCGTTTTGCTATTAGCGGTGGTGCTCCGATTTCAAAAGACATCGCTTTGTTCTTTCACTCTGCAGGAATTTTAATTCTGGAAGGTTATGGCCTGACAGAAACAACCGCGGCGATCACCGTGAATACACCTTTTAACTATCGCTTTGGCAGCGTCGGTCGTCCGATTGGCGAAGTGCAATTAAAAATTGCCGAAGACGGAGAAATCTTAGTTAAAAGCGACAAGGTGATGAAGGAATACTATCAAAACCCGGAAGCCACGAAAGAAGCTTTCACAGACGGTTGGTTTCATACCGGCGATATCGGTGAAATTCTTCCCAGTGGTGATTTAAAAATCACGGATCGTAAAAAGGATTTGATTAAAACGGCCGGTGGTAAATACGTAGCACCTCAGCGCCTTGAAGGCTTGTTAAAACTTTCTCCATATATCGCGCATGTGCATATCCATGGCGATCAGAAGAAATACATCGTGGCCTTGCTGACGATGGACCGCCCTTCCGTTGAACAATTGGCGAAAGAAAAAAATGTCAGCTACAGCGATTGGAATTCTTTGGTGAATTCTTCTTTTGTGCAAGATATTGCCCGCAAAGCCGTCGCTGATGCCAATGCGCAACTGGCAAGTTACGAAAGCATTAAAAAGTATTTGGTTCTTCCCAATGAATTCACGATTGAAGGCGGGGAACTTACTCCTTCTTTGAAAGTGAAGCGCAAAGTGTTGGATCAAAAATTTAAGGATAAAATCGAAGAATTGTATGTTTAACACGACTTAGGGACACCATGAATTGTGTCGAGCTCTTCACGCAAAAGGCAAAAGAACATCCCGAGCGGACGGCCATTTGGCTTTCTCCGACGGAGCAGATTTCTTTTGCCGAGCTTCTGCACCACGGCGGTAAAGCCCAAGTCACTTTGCGAAAAATGAATCTCAAAGCCGGAGATTCACTGCTGCTTCTGGAAACTTTGACTCCCCAACTTTATGCGATCATTTGTGCTGCCTTAGGCATGGGAGTTTCGGTCATCCTGGTCGAGCCGTGGATGCCAGTCACAGATATTGAACACGTTATTAATCTGGTAAAACCAAAACTTTTTGTGACTCGTTGGTGGGGATATCCCTGGGGCCTTCGCGTTTCTTCCATTCGCCATATTCCCCGCTGGATGCACGTAACAAGTCTTTTTAAAGAGCCGACTTCTGATTTCAAAGCGGAATCCGTCGATCCGCAGATTCCTGGGATTATCACTTTCACAACGGGAACTACGGGAAAACCCAAAGGCGTGCGCCGCAATCAAGGCTACCTCATTGACCAATATCATGCTCTCGATCATTCCCTTGGACTTTCAAAACATGAAGGACCCGATATGACTTTATTTGCTAACTTTGCTTTAGCGAATCTGGCAGCGGGCCGCACCTCGGTGATTGTAAATCCGAAGTGGAAGAAGAGCCAGCTTGAACACATCTTTGCCCTTCCCAAAGAGCAGCAACCTGTGACCCTGACAACGGGCCCTGCATTTTTGTTAGAGCTTTTCAAATATCAAAATGTTTTACCAGAGCTTAAATCCATTCATGTCGGTGGAGCACTGACGGACACATGGATTTTTAAAGAGGCTTTCAAACGTTGGCCCGAGTCTCAGTTTCAGCATCTTTACGGAAGCAGTGAAGCTGAACCCGTCGCTCACGCAGATGCACGTAAAGCTGTTTCTTTTTCTGAAGGGAAAGGATATTTCCAAACGCTTTTCGTCGGTCATCCGGCATCTGATATTCAATCAAAATTTGAAGACACAGGCCTTTGGGTGACAGGCCCTCATGTTTGCCCTGAATACATTGGCAATGCGGAAGAAAACAAAAAGAACAAGCGTAGAGACTCAGAAGGACATGTTTGGCATTCAATGGGTGACCGTATTGTCTCTGATGAAAAAGGCTGGTGGTACTCCGGCCGAAGTCAGCAATCTTTGGAAGATTTTGAACTTGAGCAACAAGTCTACGCATTTTTAAAATCCAGCAAAGCGTTTCTTCATAAAACTCGAACCGGTCTTTGCTTAGTCGGAGAAAATTTGATTGGCAAAGAATTGGATATTAAAAAAACATTCCCGGTCATTCAAGCCGTGCACGAAGCTAAAATTATTCGCGACAGAAGACACCGTGCCCGTATTGACCGTTTACAAAGTTTAAAAAAGGCAGGTCTTCATGACCTTTAAAATTTTAGCTCGCTCTGAAACATCAGATAAATCGGCGTTTGACTCTTTGTTCGCGAAAGCACCTTCTCTCTTGCGCACAACAGAAGAGGCCTTCGGTATGGCGCCAGAAGTTTGGACTCAAGCTCTGCTCGGTCGACCATTACCATTCCCTTGCGAATTCTGGATTGCCACAGAGAATGACAACGTCATTGGACGTATTGGTGCGAACTTATCGCCATTCTATAAAGATCACGGTTATCTTGGTTTCTTTGAAGCAAAAGATAAATCAACGGCGCACTCTCTTTTAGAGAAAGCCAGTTCCTGGTTGCGTTCAAAAGGTGTTAAAGCGGCGGTAGGACCTGTGAATTTAAACACGTGGCTTCCCTACCGATTCCGCACGGATTGGAAAGATCCACAAGTTTTTTCTTGGGAGCCAAACCATCCTCGTGCTTATTCTGAATATTTTGAATCGTTTGGTTTTCAAAACTATGCTTCTTATCACTCCAATGGATACACAGGTCTGAAAGATCTTTTCGAGAGTACAAAGGCGGACTACGAAAAAGCTTTGCAAAAAGGTTTTTCGTTCAGACCCTTGATCGCAGAACAAATGCTGCAAAAAGATATTCCTTCTCTTCACCGTATTACGATGGCGGCTTTTCAAAAGAATTTTCTCTTTGAGCCTGTGCCCCTAGACTATTTCAAAGAATTCTATGTTCCTCTGGCTAAGAAAGAAAATTTAGAGCATGCTGTTTTTGCAGTCTCACCGAGTGGAGAAGATGTTGGTTACTTTTTCAATGTCATCGAAAAAGATTATTTCGTCCTTAAAACAGTCGGCATTGATCCTGTTGCAAGAGGAAATGGTCTTTCAAACGCCATGCTTCACCACTGTCTTATCACCGCTGTACCAAAGGGGTTGGAAAAAACTATTTCCGCCCTGGTGAAGGCCGGAAATCAAAGCGAGTCCTACGGTAAAAAACAGAAACACCTGTGGACGCATGAATACACACTTTACAAAAAGGACTTGTAAGGAACGTTATGAGCAAAGTACCAGGACCTTCATTTTTAGAATTTGCGGCGAACACTCACAAACTTATCTGGAATCGCCTGGAGTATCTTGAAGAAACTCACCGCAAGTACGGCGAGATCGTCAAGCTTCCCTTTGGTGTGCGCACGAGCTACATCATTTTTCACCCTGATTTGTTTCAGCAGGTTTTGGTAAGCCACCACAAAAAGTACTGGAAAGGTCGCACCTTTGAAAAAGCCAGCGGCTATCTTGGAAAAGGTCTTGCTACCAGTGAAGGCGAAGAATGGCTGACACAACGTCGTAAAATGAATCCGCATTTACATCGCGAAGCCTTAAGCGGACTTTCGGAACTGATGGTTCACAACGTCGATAAAATGCTGGATCGTTGGGATGAAAAAAGAAAAAAAGGCGAACTGATTGAAGCCACCACAGAATTCCAACGACTTGCGATGGAAATCGTGGCTCGCGCTCTTTTAGGTTCTCAAGTTCCTGAAAAAGAAATCAATGACATCATTGAGGCTTTCAAATACGCACTTCAATTCACTGTCGATCGTACTCTGAATCCCTTGGATATTTCCGAATCTTTGCCTTTGCCTTCCAATATTAAATTTAAAAAGGCCATGGAATTCTTAGACAGCGTCGTTTACCGCATGATTCGCGAAGAACGACAAAGAGAAAATCCCTCAGGCACTTTGCTTTCAATGCTTGTCTATGCTGAAGATCCTGAAACAGGCGCAAGAATGACCGACAAACAACTTCGCGATGAAGTTTTGACGATGTTCTTGGGCGGTACAGATACCAGCGGCAACACAATGAGCTGGACTCTTTATAATCTTTTTGCCCATCAGGATATTTATCAAAAGGCCGTAGCCGAAGTCGATACGGCTTTGCAAGGTCGCTCACCTGGTTTTATGGATTTGCAAAATCTTAATTACATCAAACGTGTGATTGAGGAGACTTTACGCCTTTATCCTCAAAACTACATCATGTCTCGCGACAACCTTGAAGAAGACGTGATTGGCGGTTACACCATTCCAAAAGATTCTACGGTATTTTTAGGAGTATGGGTGGCGCACCGTCGAGGTGATTTCTGGGAAAATGCAATGACATTTAATCCCGATCGCTTTTTACCGGAGAACCTTAAAGGACGCCATCAACAAGTTTACATTCCGTTCGGTGGTGGTCCCCGTAAATGCATCGGTTTTCAGTTTGCATTTATGGAAATGACTTTTGCGATGAGTCGCATTGTACAAAGATATAAATTTGAGATCACGAATTTTTCGCAAATCAAACCAAAACCGACTTGGTCTTTATGGCCAGGCCCGACGATGGACATTAAAATCACACCGCGATGAATTGGAAAAGTCTGACTCCCCTTCTTTTGATTGTCTTTGTCGACATCCTCGGAATGATGATGATCATTCCGCTTTTGCCGTTCTTTGCGATCAAATTGGGAGCCAGCGTCTTTGAAACCGGAGTCATCACCGCTTCCTATGCAGCGATGCAAATCATTTTCAGTCCTGTATTAGGCCGTCTTTCAGACCGTTTTGGTCGAAAGACTTTGTTACTTTTAAGTCAGTTCTTTTTGGCGAGCGGATTTTTCTTTCTCGCTTCAGCGCAAACTGTTGGGTTTGTTTTCTTTGCACGCATTCTTTCGGGCATTGGCGCTGGAAATTTATCCTTGGTACAGGCCATGATTTCGGATTCCACAGCGGATGAAAACAGAACCAAAGCTTTCGGTCTTTTCGGTGCGGTTTTTGGTCTCGCTTTAACCATAGGCCCTGCTATTTCAGGAGCTTTGGCGAAAATCAATTGGTCTGTGCCGATTTATTCTAGCTTCGCGCTTTCTTGCGTCAGTATTTTGCTAACAACCGTCCTGCTTCCCAAAGGTCTTCCATCAAAAGGAAAAGGTCCGGCGTTAGGAAGCGTTGTCAAAAAGTTTATTCTTCAACCACGTCCTCGCCAGTGTTTTTTACAGTTTATTTTCTTTTTCTGTTCGTTTGCTTTTCTGATTTCGGGCTTGGGCCTCATCATGGAAATGCGCTTTACCAACAGTCATGGAGAAAAATACGGCCCGTCTGAAATCGGTTATCTTTTCGGAGCTCTCGGGGTCATCGGCATCGTTATTCAAGGTTTTATGCTTCCGAAACTGGAAAAACGTTTTGGCGATAAAAATCTAAGTTCTACAGGTTTCA
This region of Bdellovibrio sp. BCCA genomic DNA includes:
- a CDS encoding MFS transporter gives rise to the protein MNWKSLTPLLLIVFVDILGMMMIIPLLPFFAIKLGASVFETGVITASYAAMQIIFSPVLGRLSDRFGRKTLLLLSQFFLASGFFFLASAQTVGFVFFARILSGIGAGNLSLVQAMISDSTADENRTKAFGLFGAVFGLALTIGPAISGALAKINWSVPIYSSFALSCVSILLTTVLLPKGLPSKGKGPALGSVVKKFILQPRPRQCFLQFIFFFCSFAFLISGLGLIMEMRFTNSHGEKYGPSEIGYLFGALGVIGIVIQGFMLPKLEKRFGDKNLSSTGFILTLLGYVGVGLSQNVFIFFVACGVFGIGNSLIRPTVTSRLTKSLHKSEEGLALGFSNSLQSLAQVLCPPLGAYFIQQQWIPQLGLLMAGLSLLGYFAGVKQYDSVA
- a CDS encoding cytochrome P450 gives rise to the protein MSKVPGPSFLEFAANTHKLIWNRLEYLEETHRKYGEIVKLPFGVRTSYIIFHPDLFQQVLVSHHKKYWKGRTFEKASGYLGKGLATSEGEEWLTQRRKMNPHLHREALSGLSELMVHNVDKMLDRWDEKRKKGELIEATTEFQRLAMEIVARALLGSQVPEKEINDIIEAFKYALQFTVDRTLNPLDISESLPLPSNIKFKKAMEFLDSVVYRMIREERQRENPSGTLLSMLVYAEDPETGARMTDKQLRDEVLTMFLGGTDTSGNTMSWTLYNLFAHQDIYQKAVAEVDTALQGRSPGFMDLQNLNYIKRVIEETLRLYPQNYIMSRDNLEEDVIGGYTIPKDSTVFLGVWVAHRRGDFWENAMTFNPDRFLPENLKGRHQQVYIPFGGGPRKCIGFQFAFMEMTFAMSRIVQRYKFEITNFSQIKPKPTWSLWPGPTMDIKITPR
- a CDS encoding AMP-binding protein, with product MNCVELFTQKAKEHPERTAIWLSPTEQISFAELLHHGGKAQVTLRKMNLKAGDSLLLLETLTPQLYAIICAALGMGVSVILVEPWMPVTDIEHVINLVKPKLFVTRWWGYPWGLRVSSIRHIPRWMHVTSLFKEPTSDFKAESVDPQIPGIITFTTGTTGKPKGVRRNQGYLIDQYHALDHSLGLSKHEGPDMTLFANFALANLAAGRTSVIVNPKWKKSQLEHIFALPKEQQPVTLTTGPAFLLELFKYQNVLPELKSIHVGGALTDTWIFKEAFKRWPESQFQHLYGSSEAEPVAHADARKAVSFSEGKGYFQTLFVGHPASDIQSKFEDTGLWVTGPHVCPEYIGNAEENKKNKRRDSEGHVWHSMGDRIVSDEKGWWYSGRSQQSLEDFELEQQVYAFLKSSKAFLHKTRTGLCLVGENLIGKELDIKKTFPVIQAVHEAKIIRDRRHRARIDRLQSLKKAGLHDL
- the coaE gene encoding dephospho-CoA kinase (Dephospho-CoA kinase (CoaE) performs the final step in coenzyme A biosynthesis.); protein product: MKWIGLTGGIACGKSTVSRMLREHSIPVIDADEIAKEVVKSGSPGLKSVINAFGSDFLLEDGSLDRRKLGQHVFGHPELLHRLEGILHPLVREETRRRRRLLEGMNEALAVYDVPLLFETKAQDQFDGIIVVSCTKGQQRERLQRRNKWTDDEIEMRIASQIPIQFKEQEADFVLHNNRDEQHLLKEVDRLLAWLENQKKET
- a CDS encoding AMP-dependent synthetase/ligase — translated: MTKPTTLGHSILSMRGRNPNHTAVKFKTNGSWTSKTWPEYYQDVENVGSALLSMGIKEGDRVAIMANTRYEWSVMDLAIFGIKAITVPIYQNNTAEDVEYILNNCQARVLVCETRGPLKIFETVKDKCPTIEKLVVFENTCPNPDAITWDRVHKMGQDYLVKHPDQYRRTCETIVASDTATILYTSGTTGRPKGVVLTHLQAFSEVSEAFPFCGAKEEDVSLSFLPYAHILGRIEHWGHLYIGFTMAYAESLEKIRGNLTEIRPTIMVSVPRIFEKIYAAIWAQVQTQPLKMKVFNWALSIGKKVGEYKMSGQILPLDLLVKYEMARKLVLGKITEAFGGRLRFAISGGAPISKDIALFFHSAGILILEGYGLTETTAAITVNTPFNYRFGSVGRPIGEVQLKIAEDGEILVKSDKVMKEYYQNPEATKEAFTDGWFHTGDIGEILPSGDLKITDRKKDLIKTAGGKYVAPQRLEGLLKLSPYIAHVHIHGDQKKYIVALLTMDRPSVEQLAKEKNVSYSDWNSLVNSSFVQDIARKAVADANAQLASYESIKKYLVLPNEFTIEGGELTPSLKVKRKVLDQKFKDKIEELYV
- a CDS encoding serine/threonine-protein kinase, whose product is MSQPVEQFGKYILLERLAAGGMAEVYLSKSTGAVGVNKFVAIKRILPQYSDHQEFIEMFKEEAKIAVNLNHGNVVSIYDFGVERSQFFLVMEYVEGRNLRQILNELKKSNTQFIIEQIVYMMKEVAAGLDHAHRCIDGTTGKPLNIVHRDMSPQNIMVSFEGEVKIIDFGIAKAETQLEATKAGTLKGKYGYMSPEQADGQAIDPRTDIFSLGIVLWELLANDRLFTSNSEAAILRKIRECQVPSIRKINPSVPPELERIVNKALAKDKSLRYQTAAALHRDLNRFLNTQYPEFSPHDFSVFMKNAFSAAFLEQRRKLVEFAKIQGNNPEDKTVVTQTDLRGNSAPRPPAAAPTAAEASDDDKLNLDTSTDIRVNLDNLKPPPRPTGAAPANTHTNTNITQTRTQATGTFASGNNTMTRTPSGGYAGTRPAIPKSASSASSIENITGMAMKAVIGLILMIGGWWVFNNFVSKKSPNKAPTAVGMAPVTSGGENQASNNNGIQQTDLSATSPEYTVTLYSNPDRARVVIDGVDTGEFTPARKTVKANTPFSLRLVKEGYTDLVTTITPTYEAYSFTGTMQRLPRVASVIINIVNGGANPELRIAGVPVNIKPSGDAYLIQAEVGVKIQARNKTTGLSAETTVTVPADQRKILDLYLK